The sequence ATATGATATTGACCTTCTGAATTTTCCTCTGATTTGCCCTCATGTTTTGCAGAAATACGAAGCTGGCCCTTTTCTACTTCAAGATTGAATTCATTACGGTTAAAACCAGGAGCTGCTAAATCAATCCTGTAATCAGTCGGAGATTCAATAATGTTGGCCAGAGGAATGGTCTCCTGTTCAGGTTCAGGCTCAGCATAGAATAATTCGTCAAACAAGTCTGTCAAATCCGGATATACAGTTCTTTCTTCTGAAGAAGGGGCTG comes from Bacteroidota bacterium and encodes:
- a CDS encoding Hsp20/alpha crystallin family protein; the encoded protein is MSLLRLFNAAPSSEERTVYPDLTDLFDELFYAEPEPEQETIPLANIIESPTDYRIDLAAPGFNRNEFNLEVEKGQLRISAKHEGKSEENSEGQYHIREFGGNSIERIFELPEEANSDKINALYSNGILMVNIPKKPEAIEKPARKIEVA